The Chloroflexota bacterium nucleotide sequence TGTCCGCCGACTTGCCGTGCTCCGTGTGGCGCGTCAGCACGGCGTCCTTCAGCGAATAGACCTCGGTGTCCGTCGAGCGGACCATCGTCAGGCTGCCGGTCACCCAGCTGGCGTTGGGCGTGTGGTGGTGCTGGTAGCCAGCGTCGCGGTCGGCGTCGGCGGCCGGCGCGAGGCTGTATCGACAGTGCTGCTTCCACGCGCCGTCGATCATCCGATCCTGGAACAGCGCATCAGGCTCGTCGCCGTGGCGGAAACGGAAGGACAGACCGTGCCGGTGAACCTCGACCGGCTGGCCGTCGAGCGGGAGCGGCTCGAAGATCGGCGCACCGTTGCCCAGATCGACCAGATACCGCCGTCCGCCGACCTCCACCACGACCGCCTGGTGCCCGAACGGCAGGCTGATCTGCCCGAGCACCAGGTGAGCGCCGTACCCGAGCGTCGCCAGCAGCCGCGAGACCATCATCGCGATCTCGAAGCAGACGCCCCCACCGGCCCGGCCTTCCCAGGCGGTGAGCAGGGCGTCGGAGTCGGGCTGCGGCGCCGGTCCGGTTGGATGATCGCGCCGCCGCAGCAGCGCCGTGACATTCTCGAACGGCACGCGCAGGACGTGTGCCCGCACCAGCGCCGCCAACTGGTGACGGCTCGGCGGGCCGCCATCAAGGCCCAGCAGCGCGAGGTAGCGGTCGGTGTGGGCGTCGGAGAGTGGCTGAGGACGGCCGGCAGCGAAGGCCGGGCGCGAGTCGAACATCATCACCCCTGGGAAACGCGGAGTAGCAGAGTATCATCGGGCGAGCCGGTGGGATGATCGTACTCTGAGGGGGTGGGACGCGTGCAGCGTACCGAGGACGGTAGGAACGAAGCGACGCAGGAGGCGCGACCACGGAGCGGTGATGCCCGAGTCGAACGGCCGTCGAGCGGCGACGACCGTGAGGCGGCACCTCAACCGATCTTCCGCCGGGCCGTCCGTGGCGACGTGCCGCGCATCGTCCAGATGCTGGCCGACGATGCCATCGGTGCGACGCGCGAGGCCTACGCCGATCCGCTCCCCGACGCCTACTGGCGGGCGTTCGCCGAGATCGACGCCGACCCGCGCCAGTTGCTTCTGGTGGCCGAGGTGGCGGGCACGGTCGTTGGCGTGCTGCAACTGACGTTCATCCCATACCTGACCCACCAGGGGAGCAGTCGGGCGCTCATCGAGGGCGTCCGCATCGACAGCGGCCAGCGTGGCGGCGGGCTGGGCCGCGTGATGGTCGAGTGGGCTATCGCCGAGGCGCGCCGGCGGGGCTGCACGATGGTGCAGCTCACCACCGACAAGCGCCGCACCGAGGCGCGCCGCTTCTACGAGCGCCTCGGCTTCGTCGCCACGCACGAAGGGATGAAACTGGGTCTTGGGTCGTAGGTCGAGGGTGGTGGGGAAACGCCCGCCACGATCCTCGACCCACGCCCCACGATCCTCGACCCTCGCTCCTCACCAGTTGGTGTAGCTGCCGTCGATGCGGCGCAGGTGGGGCACCTCGTACATCGAGAACGGGCTCTTGCGGGCCGCCTCGCGGTCGAACTCGACGCCCAGGCCGGGGCGGGTCGGCGGCAGGATGTAGCCGTCTTTCCACTCCATCTGGACCGGCACCACGTCTGGCAGCAGGACGTACGGCCTGGTCGGCTGCTCCTGCACGCCGACGTTCGACGTGGCAAAGTTCAACTGAGCGCAGGCCGCCGAGGAGACCGGCCCGAGCGGGTTGTGGGTCGCCAGCTTGATGTAGTGCGTCTCGGCCCAGCCCGCGATCTTGCGGGCCTCGGTCAGGCCGCCGGCGATGCAGATGTCGATGCGGGCGTAGTCCGTCAGCTCCTCCTCGATGATCGAGCGGAACTCCCACTTGTTGTGGAACTGCTCGCCGATGGCCAGCGGCACGCTGACGTGCTGGCGGACTTGCCGGAGGCTGTACATGCTCTCGGCGCGGATCGGGTCTTCGATGAAGAACGGGCGGTACTGCTCGACAGCGCGGCAGAACTGGATCGCCTCCGGCGGATCGACGCGCGTGTGCAGGTCGTAGCACAGCTCGATCTCGTCGCCGACGGCCTTGCGCATCGCCTCCCACTGGCCCAGGCCGTAGCGGATCGCCTGCTGCGGCTCGAAGATGCTGCCGTCCTTCAGCTCGCCGGCGCCCAGGCCCCAGCGGATGAACTTCCAGCCCTCGTCGATGTGCCGCTGTGCGTTCTCGATCAGCGCCTCGGTCGTCTTGCCGGTGACGTGCGGGTAGCAAACGACCTTGTCCCGTGCGAGGCCGCCGAACAGCTCGTAGATCGGGACGTTGAGCGCCTTGCCCTTGATGTCCCACAGGGCGATGTCGATGGCGGCGATGGCCGAGGTGGTGATGTTGCCAGCCGGAAAGAAGCCGCCCCGGAACATCTCCTGCCAGAGCCGCTCGATCTGCATCGGGTTCTTGCCGACGAGGAAGCTCTTGAGGTGCTCGACGGCGCCGGCCACGGCCAGCTCGCGGCTGCTCAGGCCGGACTCGCCAACCCCGGAGATACCCTCGTCCGTGTCCACCACGACGAAGCAGAAGTTCTTCTTGCCCGGCCCCGCCGAGACGATGAACGGTTCGACATTGGTGATCTTCATGCGTGCTCCGTGCGAGTCGTTTACCAGTTCGTGACGCTGCCGTCGCGGCGGAAGATGTGCTGCGTCTCGTGCGGCCGGTACGGGCTCTTCCGGGCCGCGTCGCGGTCGAACTCGACGCCGATGCCCGGGACGGTCGGCGGCAGCAGATAGCCGTTCTCCCAGGTGATGTGCGTGGTCACGACATCCGTCAGCAGGGTGGCCGGCGCGACCGGCTGCTCCTGGATGCCGAGCAGGCCCGTGGCGAGGTTTACCTGAAGGCAAGCCGCCGACGAGACCGGCCCGAGCGGATTGTGGGTCGCCAGCTTGATGTAGTACGCCTCGGCCCAGCCGGCGATCTTGCGCGTCTCCGAGATGCCGCCCGCGATGCAGACATCCACCCGGGCGTAGTCGGTCAGTTGCTCGGCGATGACCTCGCGGAACTCCCACTTGTGCGCCAACTGCTCGCCCACGGCGATCGGCACGTTGGTGTGCTGACGCACCTGTCGCAGGGTGTGCAGCCCCTCGGCCCGGACCGGATCCTCCATGAAGAAGGGCCGATACTGCTCGGCGGCCCGGCACAGCTCGATGGCCTCCGGCGGGTCGAGCCGCTGGTGCATGTCGTGGATCAGCTCGACCCTGTCGCCAAACTCCTTGCGGAGCGCCTCGAAATGGGCCAGCACCTTCGGCACGGCCTCGCGCGGCTCGTAGACGCTGCTCGGGAAGACGCTCATGCTCCAGCGCAGCGCCTTCCAGCCCTCTTCGACCTTCGGACGAGCCGCCTCGACCAGCGCCTCGGGAGACTCCCCGCGGATGTGTCCATAGCACATCACCTTGTCCCGCGCGAGGCCGCCCAGCAGCTGGTAGACGGGCACGCCGAGCGCCTTGCCCTTGATGTCCCACAGGGCGATGTCGATGGCAGCCATTGCCGACGTGCTGATGTTGTTCGAGGTGAAGAACGCCCCGCGCAGCATCTCCTGCCAGAGCCGCTCGATCTGCATCGGATCCCGGCCGACCAAGAACTGCTTGAAATGCTCGACGACGCCGGCCACGCCAAGCTCGCGGCTGCTCAGCCCGGCCTCGCCAACGCCGTAGATCCCCTCATCGGTGTCCACCACGACGAAGCAGAAGTTCTTGTTCTGGAAGCTCTTGCGCTCCGACCCCTCGTTCGCGCCGCCCCAGACGATGAATGTCTCGATATTCGTGATCTTCACGCGCAGTCCCCTTCAGTCAGCGTGGATCGTGGCTGCCACTGGTGTGGCCCGCCAGCCAGATACTGGCCCGCCCGACGACTCCCGCACCACGAGATGCGTCGGCAGGACCCGCTCCCGCTCGTCCGGCTGACGCCCCTCGACCAGCCCGATCAGCGTCTCCGCGCCGATCCGGCCGAGGTCGGTGCGGGGGTGCTCGACGGTCGTGAGCGACGGTCGGGTGTAGCGCGACAGCTCGATGCCGTCGAACGCCGAGAGCGCCAGGTCCTCCGGCACGCGCACCGCCGCGTCGTGCAGGCCGCGCAGCACGCCGACGGCCAGCAGATCGTTCGAGATGAAGCCGGCCGTGACGCCGCCGCTGGCCAGCCGCTGCCACTTCAAGCCAGCCTCGTAGCCGGAAGGCAGCCGCCGCCCGTGATCCGCCGTCAGGAGCAGATCGTCGGTGTAGGCCAGTCCGGCCTCGGCCAGCGCCCGGCGGTAGCCCCGATACCGGTCCGCCGAGGCCGTCTGCTCGTCCTCGGCGGGCGGCGACGACCGAATCGTCATGTGGGCGATGCGCTGATGGCCCAGGTCGACGAGATGCCGCGTGGACTGGTAGGCGCCCTCTTCGTTGTCCACGCGCACGGCCGGCACGGACGGGTCGGGCGAGCGGTCGAGCAGCGCCACCACCGGCGTGCCGCTCTGAGCCAGCGCGACGCGCGCCTCATTGCGGCGCGCCAGGGCGTCCAGGACCGGCCGGCCTTCGGAGTCGAACGGCGAGCGCATCGTGGCGACGAGCGCGCCGTCCACCCGGCCGCCGCGCAGCCGCTCCAGCAGCCGCACCTCGTGGTCGGGCGAGCGCGCTTCCATGATCAGGACGTCGTAGCCCTGCGTCTCGGCCGCCGCCACGGCCGCCGTGGCAAGCTCGCCGTGGTAGGGGATGTCGACCTGGGTGATCAGCAGCGCCAGCGCGAACGCCTTCCCGCGCCGCAGGCTGCGGGCGGCATGGTTCGGGGTGTAGCCGAGCCGACGCACGGCTTCGAGGACCGACTGGCGGGTCGCCTCGCTGATCCGGAGGGAGCTGGCCTGCCCGTTGACGACCAGCGAGACGGTCGCTGTCGAGACCTGGGCCTCGCGCGCGACATCCGCGATGGTGACCGTCTTCGACTTCTCGGGAGGCATCGTTACCCTCGGCACGCCCTCAGCATTCGTCGTTAAACGCTTTAGCAGGGAGAGGATAGCACTCGCGCGGGCCGGCGGCCACGTCAGGACTGCTCGGCTCGACGGCTGGCCCGGCTCCCTGGTACGCTCCCAGTGCGCCCGCCACGTGGCTGGCGTCGGCGTCTTGCAGGGAGAGGCACGCACTCGATGAAGCTGACACCACGCGAGCAGGATCGCCTGACCATCTTCACGATGGCCGAACTGGCACGGCGTCGGCGGGCGCGCGGCCTGCGACTCAATCATCCGGAGGCCGTGGCCCTGATCTGCGACGAGGTGCTGGAGGAGGCTCGCGCGGGCCGGCCCTACGCCGAGGTGTTGACGCTCGGCGGGCAGCTCCTGGAGCGCCACGAAGTGATGGACGGCGTGCCGGAGATGATCCCGTCCATCCAGATCGAGGCGATGTTCCCGGATGGCTCGAAGCTGCTGACGATCCACCGCCCGATCGAGTAGCCTCCGATCATGTAGCCTCCGATCACGTAGCCTCCGATCATGTAGCCTCCGATCATGTAGCCTTCAGTCAGGACCGGGAGCTTCGCCGCGGTGAGGACGACAGCGCCATGAGTGAGCAGCCAGTGCCGTTCATCCCCGGCCAGACGCTGGTGGGCGATGAGCCAGTCCGCGCCAACGTCGGGCGGCGCACGGCGACCATCGACGTGACCAACACCTCCGTCTGGCCCGTGCACATCGGGTCGCACTACCACTTCTTCGAGGCGAACCGCCGCCTGCGCTTCGACCGCGCGGCGGCCTTCGGCATGCGGCTCGACATCCTGGCCGGCGCGACGGTCCGCTGGGCGCCCGGCGAGACCCATACCGTGCGGCTGGTCGAGTTCGCCGGGGCGCGCGAGATCCACGGCTTCAACGGGCTGGTGGACGGCCCGCTGACCCCGGAAGCGAAGGAAGCGGCGCTGGCGCGCGCCCGGAAGCGCGGCTTCCTGGGCGCGTAGCCTGCGTGCGCGCCTGCACCGCGCGCCCGGACCACCCGGCTCCTACCAGCCCCGCTCGTACCGACGCCGGTCGACCACCTGCAGCGCTCCCCGACGCCTCAGGCCGGTTCACCCTCGCCGGCGCGGAGCGGGGGAGAGGCGGCCGACCCGGCGGCCGACGATGTCCTGAGGCGGGCGCGGACCAGATCCACAAGCCAGGCCACGCCGCCGACGGCCAGCACCGCCAGGAAGGGGTCCGTCGGGTAGCGATACCGCGAGACGTTGCCGACCAGCGCCGCGCTGATGAACAGCAGCGCGAACGCAGCCAGTCCGAGCGCCACGGCTGGCCGCCACGCTGGCCACAACAGCGCCCCGAGCAGCCCGAGCAGCGCCAGGACCGGCAGGAGCGGGCCGACGTAGCCCGGCTGCCAGATCGAGACCAGCAGCGAGGCGAACGGCGCAGCACGGTCCTCGGCGGCCGTCGCCGGCTGCAGCAGGTGCGCGCTGTCCGGCTCCTCCCAGCGCTGGCGGGCCGTGTCCGCCGTGTTGCGGAAGTCGCGCAGTTGCTCGACCGAGCCATCGGCCATCCGCACGAAGCGTTGGACGGTGCCGGCGGCGTAGTAGCCCGGCTGGCGGAGGATCGCCTCGACAGCCAGGGTCCGCATCAACCGGTCGGCCTCGGCGGCTGACAGGTTCAGCTCCTTGCGAAGCCGGGTGTGGATCGCCTTGCCGGACGAGCCGTTGTCGGCGGCCTGCTGCAGGATGCGGCGCGCCCGGACCCGGTCAGCCGGCTCGTTGGCGTGCAGGGCTGGATCGTAGTAGGTGAACGCGCCACGGTCATGACGGGCGGTCCGCCCGATCAGGCTCTGTCCGAGGCTGCCAACGCCCGCCGAGTCCTGCTCGACGAACGAGCGGATCACCCAGGGCGCCATCATCAGCGCGAAGCCGGCCACGGCCACACTCACCTGCAGGAGGATCGGCCGCCACGCGCGCCAGGACCGGGCGACGACCAGCACAGCCACCGGGATCACCAGGACGAGGATCTGCGCCACTGGCCGCGTCAGCGTCGCCATTCCGAGTAGCAGCCCGGCCAGCAGGAAGAGCAGCAGATGGCCCGTCCGCAGGGCGGCGACCAGTGCCGTCAGCGTGCCGACGATCAGCGGCACGAACAGCGCCTCGGTCATGACCGAATGCTCGGAGAGGATCAGGCCGCCGTTCAGGGCGATGGTCAGCGCGGCCACCGTCCCGACGGCTCGCCCGGTCCGGGCCGGCGTGAAGCTCAGCCGGCCCAACGCGAAGGTCAGCCCGGCCGTCAGGACGCCGAGCGCATGCTGCACGAAGACCAGCGACCGTAGGTCCTCGCCGCCGGCCGCGATGGCGAATGCCACCAGCCACGGGTAGCCGGGCGTGCGCTTCGAGTTGAGGTCGTAGTCGATGCCACGCGCCAGGGCGTAGCCCGGAGCCAGATACCCCTCGCTGTCGCCGGTGGCGAAGACGGGCGCCCGGTAGAGGAACGCGCCGCGCACCAGGGCGGCCACCAGCAGCACCAGCAACAGCGCCGCGAGGTCAGGATGCTTGCGAATCCAGGTGGTCATGCGTGGGACACCGGGAGGCCATCGTTTCCAGGGAGGCCCTCACGTCCAGAGAGGCCCTCACGTCCAGAGAGGCCCTCACGTCCAGAGAGGCCCTCACCCCCCGCCCCCCTCCGCTGCGCGGCGCGAGCATCGGCTACGCCGACGTCCCTCTGCTCACGAACGACGGGGCCCCTCGCTTCGCGGATCCCCGTGTCGGGGGAGGGGGAGATGGCGCCCCCGCTCCCTGTACGCGGGAACGGGGGCGGGGGGGTGAGGGCGTTCTCGGCAGTTGCGGCCTTACGTCCCCACGAGTGCCAGGCGGCCACCACCAGCCCGACGACCCCGCTCGCCATCAGCACGGCGATGGCCGGGTCCACGGGATACCGGTAGCGCTCCTGCGGGCCGTTCAGGGCCGCGCTGGCGACCACCAGGAACAGGACGCTCGCGCCGAGCAGCAGGCCCGGCCGCCACCCGCGCAGCAGCGAGACCGTCGCGCCGAGCACGAACAACACCAGCGGCAGCGGCGTCCACTGCGATGCCTGCCAGACCCTCAGCGAACTGTTCGCGAAACGGGCGTCGTCCTCCGAGCGCTGGTTGACCAGCAGTGTGCGCGTTCGGTCGGCCCACTCCACATCCTTGCGTTCGGACTCGTGCTCGCGGAGGCGCATCTCGACGCCGTTGAAGATCCGCAGCCCGAACCACAGCGAGCCCTGCACGAAGTAGAGCGGCTGACGGACTATCGCCTGCAACGCCAGGTCGCGCATGACAGTGTTGACCTCGATAGGGTCCAGGTCAAGCTCTTGCCGCAGCCGCTGCGCGATGGTGCCGTCGGAGTCGCCACGATTGGCCCCCTCCTGAATCAGCTTCGCGGCGCGGGCCTTGAGCGGGTCAGCCTCCGGGCGGGCCGGATCGGCGAAGACGAAGCCCCGGTCATAGGAGGCCGTACGGGCCACCAGCGTGCGCCCGAAGGTGCTCGGCGAGGCGAGGTTGTGCTCCAGCTGGTTGCGGATCGACCACGGCGCGATGGCGACGCCGTACCCCAGCCCCACGGCCACCGCTGCCAGCAACGCGCGCCGCGACGGCCTCGGCCAGGACAGGATACCGAGCGCTCGCCAGGAGGCGGCCGTCAGGTAGGCTGCCAGCACGGCCAGCGGCAGAAACCCCTGGGCAATCGGCTTGACCATGGCCGCCAGGCCGACCAGCAGGCCGCTCAGCAGCCAGAGCCGCGGGGCGTCGCGGCGACAGGCCCACAGCAGCACCGTCAGCATCAGCGTGACGCAGAACGCAAACAGCGTCTCGGTCAGCAGGTAGTGCTCGTAGACGACCAGCGGCGCGGAGACCGCCGTCAGCAGGCCGGCCACGACGCCCACAATGCGCCCGGCGCCGGCCCGCGGCCCGGCGGCCAGCCGGCCGAGCAGGAAGGCCAGCGCCGCCGTCACCACGCCCAGCAGATGCTGGAGCAGCGTGATGCCTCGGAGATCGTCGCCGGTCAGGATCAGTGCAAGGACCAGGAAGAGCGGATAGCCAGGGGTGCGTCGCAGCCCCAGCTCGAACTGGCCCGTGTGGACGAGATCCCAGGCCGGCAGGAAGTAGGCCTGACTGTCCTTGGCGATGAACGGCACGATCCGCATCGCAAAGCCGAGCTTGAACGCCAGCGCGGCCAGCACCACCAGGGTCAGGCAGACCGCGTCAGAGTGGCGACGGAGGGTGGCGAGCGCTCCACTCACCGGGTCGCCTCGGGGATCGGGCCGCCCGGGGACGGGACCGGCCCGGGCCGTGCGCCGCCGCGCTCGCCGGCCCCGCCTGCCCTTCCTGCCGCACGCTTCCGCCCTCTCCTGACGGCCACCAGCAGCCAGGACGCCAGGATGCTGACGGCGCCCGCCGCCAGCAGCGCGAGGATCGGGTCCAGCGGGTAGCGGTAGCGGGGGACCGGCCCGTCCAACGCCGCCGAGAGCAGCAGGATGCCGAGGCCGGCCAGCCCCGGGATCAGGGCCGGCCGCGCCGCCAGGCCGGCCAGCAGCAGGCCCAGCGCCGCCAGCAGCGGGAGGATCGGCCCGACGCTCGACGGCTGGAACAGGTCGGTCAGCCACTGGGCCGTGTCAACGCCGCGCTGCTCGGCCGCCGTGGCCGGCCCGAGCAGGTGATCGACGCGCGCCTCCCACTGCTCGGCCCAGTCCTTGCTGCTCCGCATCACCCAGCGGTCGGAGTAGGTGTCTTCCTTCTCCTTGCCCAGGACGATCTGCCACGCCATCTTGAGACTGCCGACGAGGTAGTAGGTCTTGTTCTCCAGGATGACGTCCGTCGCGACCTCGCGCATGATCCGGTCGGACTGGGCCTGCGTCAGCCCGTACTCTTTCATCAGGCCGGCCTGCGTGGAGCGCACCGACCGGCTGTTCCGGATCGTGTTGCGCTTGCCGCGAATGAACTGGCGGGCTTCGCTCTTGAAGTCGCCCTCGACGACCGGGCGCGCCTGGTCGAAGAAGCCCTCGTCGTACTTGATGGTCCGCGCCACCAGGCTGCGCCCCAGGCCACCGGCCGCCGCGAGCGTGCCGTGCTCGGCCAGGTTGCGGAGCATCCAGGGAACCAGGACCAGGGCGAACCCGACGCCGACCAGGGCCGTGCCGCGCACGATGGGCCACGGACGCCGCCATGACGCCGGGTGACAGATCAGGAACGCCACCGGAACCAGGGCCACCAGCGCCTGCGCCACCGGCCGCGTCAGCGCCGTGACGCCGAGCAGCAGGCCGGCCGCCAGCGCCCAGCCCCACGCGCCACCCCGCGCCGCCAGCACCAGCAGCACCAGCGTCGCCAGCAGCAGGAAGGTGAACAGCGTCTCGGTCATGACGCTCTGGCCGGAGAGGATCAGCGCGCCGTTGGCGGCCACCAGCAGCCCTGCCAGCAGGCCGGCCCAGCGTCCGGCCACCGGCCCGAACGTCAGCCGGCCGAGCAGGTAGGTCAGCAGCGCCAGCCCGACGCCGAGCAGGTGCTGCGCGAACGCCAGCGCCCGCAGATCTTCGCCGAGCGTCGCGATGACGCCGGCCACGAAGAAGGCGTATCCGGGCGGCCGGCGCAGCTCCGGCTCGAACTCGTTGCCGAAGAGCAGGTCGTAGCCGGGCAGGTAGTGCGACTGACTGTCCCCGGTCAGGATGACCGGCACGCGGTACAGGAAGGCCAGCCGCAGCAGCAGCGCCGTCACGCCGATCACCGAGACGGCGCTCAGGTCAGGATGCCGCCGAACCAGCGCCAGCGCGGAACGTCCGAGCCTCATCCGCTACACCCCTCGCGGGGCCTGCCCGGCGGCCGGCGGCACCACGGACGGCGGCACGACGGTCGGCGCG carries:
- a CDS encoding glycosyltransferase family 39 protein, whose protein sequence is MRLGRSALALVRRHPDLSAVSVIGVTALLLRLAFLYRVPVILTGDSQSHYLPGYDLLFGNEFEPELRRPPGYAFFVAGVIATLGEDLRALAFAQHLLGVGLALLTYLLGRLTFGPVAGRWAGLLAGLLVAANGALILSGQSVMTETLFTFLLLATLVLLVLAARGGAWGWALAAGLLLGVTALTRPVAQALVALVPVAFLICHPASWRRPWPIVRGTALVGVGFALVLVPWMLRNLAEHGTLAAAGGLGRSLVARTIKYDEGFFDQARPVVEGDFKSEARQFIRGKRNTIRNSRSVRSTQAGLMKEYGLTQAQSDRIMREVATDVILENKTYYLVGSLKMAWQIVLGKEKEDTYSDRWVMRSSKDWAEQWEARVDHLLGPATAAEQRGVDTAQWLTDLFQPSSVGPILPLLAALGLLLAGLAARPALIPGLAGLGILLLSAALDGPVPRYRYPLDPILALLAAGAVSILASWLLVAVRRGRKRAAGRAGGAGERGGARPGPVPSPGGPIPEATR
- a CDS encoding urease subunit gamma, which translates into the protein MKLTPREQDRLTIFTMAELARRRRARGLRLNHPEAVALICDEVLEEARAGRPYAEVLTLGGQLLERHEVMDGVPEMIPSIQIEAMFPDGSKLLTIHRPIE
- the dgoD gene encoding galactonate dehydratase, with the translated sequence MKITNVEPFIVSAGPGKKNFCFVVVDTDEGISGVGESGLSSRELAVAGAVEHLKSFLVGKNPMQIERLWQEMFRGGFFPAGNITTSAIAAIDIALWDIKGKALNVPIYELFGGLARDKVVCYPHVTGKTTEALIENAQRHIDEGWKFIRWGLGAGELKDGSIFEPQQAIRYGLGQWEAMRKAVGDEIELCYDLHTRVDPPEAIQFCRAVEQYRPFFIEDPIRAESMYSLRQVRQHVSVPLAIGEQFHNKWEFRSIIEEELTDYARIDICIAGGLTEARKIAGWAETHYIKLATHNPLGPVSSAACAQLNFATSNVGVQEQPTRPYVLLPDVVPVQMEWKDGYILPPTRPGLGVEFDREAARKSPFSMYEVPHLRRIDGSYTNW
- a CDS encoding LacI family DNA-binding transcriptional regulator codes for the protein MPPEKSKTVTIADVAREAQVSTATVSLVVNGQASSLRISEATRQSVLEAVRRLGYTPNHAARSLRRGKAFALALLITQVDIPYHGELATAAVAAAETQGYDVLIMEARSPDHEVRLLERLRGGRVDGALVATMRSPFDSEGRPVLDALARRNEARVALAQSGTPVVALLDRSPDPSVPAVRVDNEEGAYQSTRHLVDLGHQRIAHMTIRSSPPAEDEQTASADRYRGYRRALAEAGLAYTDDLLLTADHGRRLPSGYEAGLKWQRLASGGVTAGFISNDLLAVGVLRGLHDAAVRVPEDLALSAFDGIELSRYTRPSLTTVEHPRTDLGRIGAETLIGLVEGRQPDERERVLPTHLVVRESSGGPVSGWRATPVAATIHAD
- a CDS encoding arylamine N-acetyltransferase, which gives rise to MMFDSRPAFAAGRPQPLSDAHTDRYLALLGLDGGPPSRHQLAALVRAHVLRVPFENVTALLRRRDHPTGPAPQPDSDALLTAWEGRAGGGVCFEIAMMVSRLLATLGYGAHLVLGQISLPFGHQAVVVEVGGRRYLVDLGNGAPIFEPLPLDGQPVEVHRHGLSFRFRHGDEPDALFQDRMIDGAWKQHCRYSLAPAADADRDAGYQHHHTPNASWVTGSLTMVRSTDTEVYSLKDAVLTRHTEHGKSADTLPDEAAYQRMAAEVYGLPALRIGDALAVRAAFSQLGAGSTTTRR
- a CDS encoding glycosyltransferase family 39 protein — translated: MSGALATLRRHSDAVCLTLVVLAALAFKLGFAMRIVPFIAKDSQAYFLPAWDLVHTGQFELGLRRTPGYPLFLVLALILTGDDLRGITLLQHLLGVVTAALAFLLGRLAAGPRAGAGRIVGVVAGLLTAVSAPLVVYEHYLLTETLFAFCVTLMLTVLLWACRRDAPRLWLLSGLLVGLAAMVKPIAQGFLPLAVLAAYLTAASWRALGILSWPRPSRRALLAAVAVGLGYGVAIAPWSIRNQLEHNLASPSTFGRTLVARTASYDRGFVFADPARPEADPLKARAAKLIQEGANRGDSDGTIAQRLRQELDLDPIEVNTVMRDLALQAIVRQPLYFVQGSLWFGLRIFNGVEMRLREHESERKDVEWADRTRTLLVNQRSEDDARFANSSLRVWQASQWTPLPLVLFVLGATVSLLRGWRPGLLLGASVLFLVVASAALNGPQERYRYPVDPAIAVLMASGVVGLVVAAWHSWGRKAATAENALTPPPPFPRTGSGGAISPSPDTGIREARGPVVREQRDVGVADARAAQRRGAGGEGLSGREGLSGREGLSGREGLPGNDGLPVSHA
- the ureB gene encoding urease subunit beta, with protein sequence MSEQPVPFIPGQTLVGDEPVRANVGRRTATIDVTNTSVWPVHIGSHYHFFEANRRLRFDRAAAFGMRLDILAGATVRWAPGETHTVRLVEFAGAREIHGFNGLVDGPLTPEAKEAALARARKRGFLGA
- a CDS encoding GNAT family N-acetyltransferase → MLADDAIGATREAYADPLPDAYWRAFAEIDADPRQLLLVAEVAGTVVGVLQLTFIPYLTHQGSSRALIEGVRIDSGQRGGGLGRVMVEWAIAEARRRGCTMVQLTTDKRRTEARRFYERLGFVATHEGMKLGLGS
- the dgoD gene encoding galactonate dehydratase translates to MKITNIETFIVWGGANEGSERKSFQNKNFCFVVVDTDEGIYGVGEAGLSSRELGVAGVVEHFKQFLVGRDPMQIERLWQEMLRGAFFTSNNISTSAMAAIDIALWDIKGKALGVPVYQLLGGLARDKVMCYGHIRGESPEALVEAARPKVEEGWKALRWSMSVFPSSVYEPREAVPKVLAHFEALRKEFGDRVELIHDMHQRLDPPEAIELCRAAEQYRPFFMEDPVRAEGLHTLRQVRQHTNVPIAVGEQLAHKWEFREVIAEQLTDYARVDVCIAGGISETRKIAGWAEAYYIKLATHNPLGPVSSAACLQVNLATGLLGIQEQPVAPATLLTDVVTTHITWENGYLLPPTVPGIGVEFDRDAARKSPYRPHETQHIFRRDGSVTNW
- a CDS encoding glycosyltransferase family 39 protein translates to MTTWIRKHPDLAALLLVLLVAALVRGAFLYRAPVFATGDSEGYLAPGYALARGIDYDLNSKRTPGYPWLVAFAIAAGGEDLRSLVFVQHALGVLTAGLTFALGRLSFTPARTGRAVGTVAALTIALNGGLILSEHSVMTEALFVPLIVGTLTALVAALRTGHLLLFLLAGLLLGMATLTRPVAQILVLVIPVAVLVVARSWRAWRPILLQVSVAVAGFALMMAPWVIRSFVEQDSAGVGSLGQSLIGRTARHDRGAFTYYDPALHANEPADRVRARRILQQAADNGSSGKAIHTRLRKELNLSAAEADRLMRTLAVEAILRQPGYYAAGTVQRFVRMADGSVEQLRDFRNTADTARQRWEEPDSAHLLQPATAAEDRAAPFASLLVSIWQPGYVGPLLPVLALLGLLGALLWPAWRPAVALGLAAFALLFISAALVGNVSRYRYPTDPFLAVLAVGGVAWLVDLVRARLRTSSAAGSAASPPLRAGEGEPA